The following are encoded in a window of Ferribacterium limneticum genomic DNA:
- a CDS encoding Abi-alpha family protein, whose product MPDSSNEVTEVARATQELAKTAQQAIGATEQLGTFVARFIAGSLEQAAGIVEDKLRYMRWERQCRLMMKAREYLGNKGLDTPTRPLPMKLAIPLLQAATLEDDDGLQDIWAKLLVNFATENSGISPKRAFIDILESISPLEAKLIALIYELPYEQMQHRGVGTQQLPLQANLLPEDKGEELRERLKIEPIEEVKFALANLDRLGVLSVARSMGGGQLFGFVNPTLLGKAFFDACSIREPSAS is encoded by the coding sequence ATGCCCGATTCATCAAATGAAGTAACCGAAGTTGCTAGGGCAACCCAAGAGTTGGCAAAGACCGCTCAGCAAGCGATAGGAGCAACGGAACAATTGGGAACTTTTGTTGCGCGGTTCATTGCCGGATCGCTTGAGCAAGCCGCAGGTATTGTCGAAGATAAGTTGAGATACATGCGGTGGGAGCGCCAGTGCCGACTGATGATGAAGGCGCGGGAGTATCTCGGCAACAAAGGACTAGATACACCAACTAGACCCTTACCGATGAAGCTGGCTATTCCACTACTTCAAGCAGCCACATTGGAAGATGACGATGGGTTGCAAGATATTTGGGCAAAGCTACTGGTTAATTTTGCAACAGAAAACAGCGGCATCAGTCCGAAGCGAGCTTTCATTGATATTTTGGAAAGTATTTCACCGCTAGAGGCAAAGTTGATTGCTTTGATCTACGAGTTGCCTTACGAACAAATGCAGCATAGGGGAGTTGGCACTCAGCAGTTACCGTTGCAGGCCAATCTGTTGCCCGAAGACAAGGGCGAAGAACTTCGCGAACGCTTAAAAATTGAGCCTATTGAAGAGGTGAAATTCGCTTTGGCAAACCTTGACCGGTTGGGAGTTTTATCGGTAGCACGCTCAATGGGTGGGGGGCAGTTGTTTGGGTTCGTGAATCCCACATTGTTAGGCAAGGCTTTCTTCGATGCGTGCTCTATCAGAGAGCCGTCAGCCAGCTAG
- a CDS encoding DUF2189 domain-containing protein, whose amino-acid sequence MNPLSDFHAQGVPLPHIRRVAADRPLHWLRAGGQDVKANPLPSLAYGLLFALGGDFIILALLQSPHLLSVSISGFFLVAPLLAAGLYELSRRTEVGEKILFIDSLKCFRRNGQSLAFFGLILALIMLMWERFSAVAFALIDATSAPMASAYLNEILFDGQHLAFTATWFLLGGVLALFVYALSVVAVPLMLDRDADVATAMMTSLRAFVHNAAPLLLWATMLVGLTLIGFATLLFGLVLIMPILGHASWHAYRELVE is encoded by the coding sequence ATGAACCCGCTTTCCGATTTCCATGCCCAAGGGGTGCCTTTACCCCACATCCGGCGCGTTGCCGCTGACCGCCCCTTGCACTGGCTGCGCGCTGGCGGGCAGGACGTCAAGGCCAACCCGCTGCCTTCGCTGGCTTATGGCCTGCTCTTCGCGCTGGGCGGTGACTTCATCATCCTCGCCCTGCTCCAGAGCCCGCATCTGCTCTCGGTTTCCATCTCCGGCTTTTTCCTCGTCGCGCCGCTGCTTGCGGCCGGGCTGTATGAGTTGAGCCGGCGCACCGAGGTCGGCGAGAAAATACTGTTCATCGACTCGCTCAAGTGTTTCCGGCGCAACGGCCAGTCGCTGGCCTTTTTCGGGCTGATCCTGGCCCTCATCATGCTGATGTGGGAGCGTTTTTCCGCCGTCGCCTTCGCCCTGATCGATGCCACCTCGGCGCCGATGGCCAGTGCCTACCTCAACGAAATCCTCTTCGACGGCCAGCACCTGGCTTTCACCGCTACCTGGTTCCTGCTCGGTGGGGTATTGGCGCTCTTCGTCTATGCGCTGAGCGTCGTTGCGGTGCCGCTCATGCTCGACCGCGACGCCGATGTCGCCACGGCCATGATGACCAGCCTGCGCGCCTTCGTGCACAATGCGGCGCCCCTGCTGCTGTGGGCGACCATGCTCGTCGGCCTGACCCTGATCGGTTTCGCCACCCTGCTCTTCGGCCTGGTCCTGATCATGCCGATTCTCGGCCATGCCTCGTGGCATGCCTACCGCGAGCTTGTAGAATAG